A stretch of the Candidatus Nealsonbacteria bacterium genome encodes the following:
- a CDS encoding UDP-N-acetylmuramate--L-alanine ligase, with the protein MKVHFIGIGGIGVSALAQYFLKKGDTVTGSDLVSSEITDFLRKQRVKIYIGKHKETNISKDIDLVIYSPAVSSNNPELLKAKSYKLKTKSYPRALGEITKGYFTIAVSGTHGKSTTVAMIALILIKAGLNPTVILGTKLKEFGNSNFRMGQFPGGKPPHTIASGELRGRSVSRQIDKYLVIEADEWQASFLNYFPKIIVLTNIEREHLDYFKNLTHILRTYKKYISRLPEDGILVSNRNDENVYRLATKNRKPNIFYSLKQKEAKKMKKTLKVFGDHNVSNALAALAVARVLKVSDKIAYEALSEYNGAWRRFEVIQTDFDGRKLTIISDYAHHPTEIRATLKAAREKFRKRKIWVIFQPHQYQRTYYFFNEFVKAFDLADEIILTAVYDVAGRETKKISKKVSIKKLASSLKKRGESAHFIENFRKIPQFLRKKVKPEDIILIMGAGDIYTLVNKF; encoded by the coding sequence ATGAAAGTTCATTTTATTGGCATTGGGGGTATCGGTGTTTCGGCGTTGGCTCAATATTTCCTGAAAAAAGGAGACACAGTTACCGGCTCTGATTTGGTTTCTTCAGAAATTACAGACTTTTTGAGAAAACAGAGGGTTAAAATTTACATCGGCAAGCACAAAGAAACAAATATTTCAAAAGATATTGATTTGGTAATTTATAGCCCGGCTGTGAGCTCGAATAATCCAGAATTACTAAAAGCCAAGAGCTATAAATTAAAAACTAAGTCTTATCCTCGAGCCCTAGGCGAGATTACGAAAGGATATTTTACAATAGCTGTTTCCGGCACCCACGGCAAAAGCACAACCGTAGCAATGATTGCTTTAATTTTAATTAAAGCAGGTTTAAATCCTACCGTAATTTTAGGAACAAAGTTGAAAGAATTTGGCAACAGTAATTTTAGAATGGGCCAATTCCCCGGAGGAAAACCTCCCCATACCATCGCCTCCGGCGAGCTACGGGGCAGGTCGGTTTCTCGCCAGATAGATAAATATTTAGTCATTGAAGCCGATGAATGGCAGGCTTCTTTTTTAAATTATTTTCCCAAAATTATTGTTTTAACCAACATTGAAAGAGAACATCTTGATTATTTCAAAAATCTAACCCATATCCTTAGAACTTACAAAAAATATATCAGTCGTTTGCCAGAAGATGGAATCTTGGTATCCAACAGAAATGATGAGAATGTTTATCGATTAGCGACAAAGAACAGGAAGCCAAATATTTTCTATTCGCTTAAACAAAAAGAAGCAAAAAAAATGAAAAAGACTCTGAAAGTTTTCGGAGACCATAACGTCTCTAACGCTTTAGCTGCCTTGGCCGTTGCCAGGGTGCTGAAAGTCTCAGATAAGATTGCTTACGAAGCGTTGTCAGAATATAATGGGGCCTGGCGACGTTTCGAGGTTATACAAACAGATTTTGACGGACGGAAATTAACAATCATTTCGGATTACGCTCATCATCCAACAGAGATTAGAGCCACTCTGAAAGCTGCCAGAGAAAAGTTTAGAAAGCGGAAAATCTGGGTTATTTTTCAGCCTCACCAATATCAAAGGACTTATTATTTTTTTAATGAATTTGTTAAAGCTTTCGATTTAGCAGATGAAATTATTTTAACCGCAGTCTATGATGTAGCCGGTCGTGAGACAAAAAAAATTTCAAAAAAAGTGAGCATAAAAAAATTAGCCAGTTCCCTTAAAAAAAGAGGGGAGAGTGCCCACTTTATTGAAAATTTCCGGAAAATACCTCAATTTTTAAGAAAAAAAGTAAAACCGGAAGATATTATTTTAATAATGGGCGCAGGCGATATTTATACATTAGTTAATAAATTCTAA
- a CDS encoding PH domain-containing protein, whose amino-acid sequence MAKNIWANILEEGEEIKWGFSVGKKYRLLQSLKIVIPGILVIFAGLLGMLFSLLFTVLVLVGIFLTALGWFDYWYLKKANNFAFTNKRILCRRGWLGTRLTVVGYKKITHVVVVQSFWDKFITNTGYLKIDTAGISGTEIIFSHIEDPYLIRKKMEELRD is encoded by the coding sequence ATGGCTAAGAATATTTGGGCTAACATATTAGAGGAAGGAGAGGAGATTAAATGGGGGTTTTCGGTGGGAAAAAAATACCGTCTATTACAAAGTCTAAAAATCGTCATACCTGGGATTCTAGTTATCTTTGCAGGCCTTTTGGGTATGCTGTTCTCTTTGCTCTTTACTGTTTTAGTTCTAGTGGGGATTTTCTTAACAGCTCTCGGATGGTTTGACTACTGGTATTTAAAAAAAGCTAATAATTTTGCTTTTACCAATAAACGTATATTATGCAGAAGGGGTTGGCTCGGCACTCGCCTTACAGTAGTGGGATATAAAAAGATTACCCATGTGGTGGTAGTGCAATCCTTCTGGGATAAATTCATAACCAATACGGGTTATCTTAAAATAGATACCGCAGGTATTTCAGGTACTGAAATAATTTTTTCCCATATAGAGGACCCTTATCTTATAAGAAAGAAAATGGAGGAATTAAGAGATTGA
- a CDS encoding aspartate--tRNA ligase yields MKRILNKETPKYLGKKVKVAGWINTVRSHGKIIFVDLRDRSGFLQVIFTPSTSTSAMSSVPNGSGQDPRQENLYELAKSLRSEWVIGIEGKVQKRPPGMVNPKIETGQVEFKPERLEVFSKAKTLPFSIETSGYEISEEKRLKYRYLDLRRERMKENLISRQRVIQATREFLFNEDFIEVETPILTKSTPEGARDFLVPSRLQPGRFYALPQSPQQYKQLLIVGGIEKYFQIARCFRDEDPRADRQAEFTQIDIEMSFIEQKDILKLIENLYIHIVRKTFPEKRILKIPFPKLTYKEVIKKYKTDRPDLRKNKKNSEELAFVIVYDFPMFEWSKNDKRWVACHHPFTRPKENDIRKIKADPEKVLAFQYDFVLNGAEIGGGSLRSYRPEILEVIFEVMGHKKPEIKEKFGHLLRAFEYGVPPHGGIALGLERLLMILRNEKNIRETMAFPKTGDSRDPMMGVPSEVEKEQLRELHIEIRKKK; encoded by the coding sequence ATGAAAAGAATTCTTAACAAAGAAACTCCAAAATACTTAGGGAAAAAGGTAAAAGTTGCAGGTTGGATTAATACCGTGAGATCTCACGGTAAAATCATTTTTGTTGATCTAAGAGACAGGTCGGGTTTTTTACAAGTAATTTTTACCCCTTCGACAAGCACTTCGGCCATGAGCTCAGTACCGAATGGCTCAGGGCAAGACCCCAGACAAGAGAATCTCTATGAGCTGGCAAAAAGCTTGAGATCAGAGTGGGTGATTGGTATAGAGGGTAAAGTTCAAAAGAGGCCACCTGGAATGGTAAATCCCAAAATTGAAACCGGCCAGGTTGAATTCAAACCCGAAAGGTTAGAAGTTTTTTCAAAAGCTAAAACCTTACCTTTTTCTATTGAAACTTCCGGTTACGAAATTTCAGAAGAAAAAAGATTAAAATACCGTTATTTAGATTTAAGAAGAGAAAGAATGAAAGAGAATTTAATCTCTCGACAAAGAGTAATTCAGGCAACGAGGGAATTTCTATTTAATGAAGATTTTATTGAAGTTGAAACGCCGATTTTAACCAAATCTACCCCAGAAGGGGCAAGAGATTTTCTAGTTCCTTCGAGATTACAGCCCGGGAGATTCTATGCCTTGCCTCAAAGCCCTCAGCAATACAAGCAGCTTTTAATAGTTGGCGGAATTGAAAAATATTTTCAAATAGCCAGATGTTTTAGAGATGAAGACCCTCGGGCCGACCGCCAGGCAGAATTTACCCAGATAGATATTGAGATGTCGTTTATTGAACAAAAGGATATTTTAAAATTGATTGAGAATCTTTATATTCATATAGTTAGAAAAACTTTTCCAGAAAAGAGAATTCTAAAAATTCCCTTCCCAAAATTAACTTATAAAGAAGTAATAAAAAAATACAAGACCGACAGGCCAGATTTAAGAAAAAATAAAAAAAATTCAGAGGAACTGGCTTTTGTCATAGTTTATGACTTTCCGATGTTTGAATGGTCAAAGAACGATAAAAGGTGGGTAGCTTGTCACCATCCATTTACCCGTCCTAAAGAAAATGATATCAGGAAAATTAAAGCAGACCCCGAAAAAGTTTTGGCTTTTCAGTATGATTTTGTTTTGAATGGCGCTGAAATTGGCGGGGGAAGCTTAAGATCTTACCGACCAGAAATACTTGAAGTAATTTTTGAAGTAATGGGTCACAAAAAACCAGAAATAAAAGAGAAATTTGGCCATCTACTTAGAGCTTTTGAGTATGGGGTACCTCCTCACGGCGGTATAGCCCTGGGATTGGAAAGATTATTGATGATTTTAAGAAATGAAAAGAATATTCGGGAAACGATGGCATTTCCAAAGACAGGAGACTCCAGAGACCCAATGATGGGAGTACCGTCAGAGGTTGAAAAAGAACAATTAAGAGAGTTGCATATCGAAATAAGAAAGAAGAAATAA
- a CDS encoding ASCH domain-containing protein produces the protein MNGLTMSQPWAELLVSGKKKIEVRTKNTNHRGWFYIYVAKKDTKENVIKKFGFRSLHPTVLKIYKEC, from the coding sequence ATGAATGGTCTCACAATGAGCCAACCTTGGGCAGAGTTGCTTGTCTCCGGGAAGAAAAAGATTGAGGTAAGAACAAAGAATACCAATCACAGAGGTTGGTTTTATATTTACGTTGCTAAAAAAGATACTAAAGAGAATGTGATTAAAAAATTTGGGTTTCGGAGCCTCCACCCAACAGTTTTAAAAATTTATAAAGAATGTTAA
- a CDS encoding response regulator, translating into MNKKDKGTILIIEDEAGFRRIYRDVLENDGYEVLEAEDGESGWQLVKSKRPDLVLLDLILPKLHGFEVLKNIRADAAIKDIPVIIFSVLGGQKNIQKGLELGANDYTVKGFYSPREILSKIHALLTKVDITKNINSYKLEVKEGRADAAKLQQDIDFSKGFRCSHCKTKMALELIPDYTRTNGHWFVAHFVCPKCKRAF; encoded by the coding sequence ATGAATAAAAAGGACAAGGGGACCATTTTAATTATTGAAGACGAAGCAGGATTCCGGCGTATTTATCGAGACGTTCTTGAAAATGATGGGTACGAGGTTTTAGAAGCTGAAGATGGGGAGAGTGGATGGCAGTTAGTAAAATCAAAAAGACCAGACCTGGTTTTATTGGATTTGATTTTGCCGAAACTGCATGGATTTGAAGTCTTAAAAAATATTCGTGCTGACGCAGCAATAAAGGATATCCCTGTTATTATTTTTTCAGTATTGGGAGGACAAAAAAATATTCAAAAAGGTCTCGAATTAGGGGCAAACGATTATACGGTAAAGGGCTTTTATTCACCGCGAGAAATATTAAGCAAGATCCATGCGTTATTAACAAAAGTGGATATTACAAAAAATATTAATTCTTACAAGCTTGAGGTAAAAGAAGGTAGAGCGGATGCGGCAAAATTACAACAGGATATTGATTTTTCAAAAGGGTTTCGATGTTCTCATTGTAAAACAAAAATGGCTTTAGAGCTGATTCCTGACTATACGCGCACTAATGGCCATTGGTTTGTAGCACATTTTGTATGCCCAAAGTGTAAAAGAGCATTCTAA
- a CDS encoding putative folate metabolism gamma-glutamate ligase: MFVKSIKTRPFMPPKDDLFSLIKESFSDLNLKEKSIIVLASKIVSIWQGQCLKIDSIKNKDDLIKKEADLYLDRDKVPKGYVMLTMKDNVLIPTAGIDESNGNGYFILWPKKPFQAAKQIYSFIKENYHLNNFGIIIADSHCTPSRCGTTGISIAYYGFFPVKDYRGTKDIFGREMEVSQSNIADSLAASAVFIMGEGNEQTPIAIIEDINFIRFEEFNPTDSNPLDIDRDDDIYAPLLKAIQWQKGDNL; this comes from the coding sequence ATGTTCGTTAAATCAATCAAAACCAGGCCATTTATGCCCCCTAAAGATGATTTATTTTCTCTTATCAAGGAAAGTTTTTCAGATTTAAATTTAAAAGAAAAATCAATAATAGTTTTAGCTTCCAAAATCGTTTCTATCTGGCAAGGGCAATGCCTGAAGATTGATTCAATTAAAAACAAAGATGACTTAATTAAAAAAGAAGCTGATTTGTATCTTGATAGAGACAAAGTGCCCAAAGGTTATGTGATGTTGACAATGAAAGATAATGTCTTAATCCCGACAGCAGGCATTGATGAAAGTAATGGCAACGGATATTTTATTTTATGGCCAAAGAAACCATTTCAGGCAGCAAAACAAATTTATAGTTTTATTAAAGAAAATTATCATTTAAATAATTTCGGAATAATTATCGCTGATAGTCATTGCACCCCCTCAAGGTGCGGAACTACGGGAATCTCAATAGCCTATTATGGTTTTTTTCCCGTAAAAGACTATCGGGGAACTAAAGATATATTCGGCAGAGAAATGGAAGTTTCTCAATCTAATATAGCCGATTCTTTAGCTGCCTCAGCTGTTTTTATTATGGGAGAAGGTAACGAACAAACTCCAATTGCGATTATAGAAGATATTAATTTTATAAGATTTGAAGAATTTAACCCCACAGATTCTAATCCGTTAGACATAGATAGAGACGATGATATTTACGCTCCCTTGCTTAAAGCAATTCAATGGCAAAAAGGAGATAATCTCTAA
- a CDS encoding RNA-binding protein: MNKKLYVGSLSFDTTEDGLRDHFAKAGKVESANVIMDKISGRSKGFGFVEMSSEDDAKKAIETLDGKELDGRTIVVNEAKPMKERF; the protein is encoded by the coding sequence ATGAATAAAAAACTTTATGTAGGAAGTCTTTCCTTCGATACTACTGAAGATGGTCTTCGTGATCACTTTGCAAAAGCAGGTAAAGTAGAGTCAGCGAATGTTATTATGGATAAAATTTCCGGTAGATCAAAAGGATTTGGTTTTGTGGAAATGTCTTCAGAGGATGACGCGAAAAAGGCGATAGAAACGCTTGATGGAAAAGAATTAGATGGAAGAACCATTGTAGTGAACGAAGCAAAGCCAATGAAAGAAAGGTTTTAA
- the thpR gene encoding RNA 2',3'-cyclic phosphodiesterase, which translates to MIHRIFIAVNLPKDIKEQFLAQQKRLGNLPIRWVKKDNLHITLIFLGHLKDEEIAEVCKTTKEIVQRTAPFSIKLKEVCYGPPGKTPPRMVWILGEKSLELAKLKDNLEKELLTMPNLNHLKTDIRAFSPHITLGRIRQWEWCQIEPEERITVEEELSLSFEVRSIEVMESRLKRGGAEYIILEACPLKS; encoded by the coding sequence ATGATCCATCGAATTTTCATAGCAGTCAACCTGCCAAAAGACATTAAAGAACAATTCTTAGCCCAGCAGAAAAGATTGGGAAATTTGCCAATCCGTTGGGTGAAGAAGGACAATTTACACATTACTTTAATTTTTCTTGGTCACCTTAAAGACGAAGAAATAGCAGAAGTATGCAAAACTACTAAAGAAATAGTTCAAAGAACTGCTCCTTTTTCAATAAAATTAAAAGAAGTTTGTTATGGTCCTCCGGGAAAAACTCCACCGCGAATGGTCTGGATTTTAGGCGAAAAATCTTTAGAATTAGCCAAGCTGAAAGATAATTTAGAAAAAGAGCTATTAACAATGCCTAATCTAAATCATCTTAAAACAGACATTCGGGCATTTTCACCTCATATTACTTTAGGAAGAATAAGGCAATGGGAATGGTGTCAGATTGAGCCAGAAGAGAGAATAACGGTAGAAGAAGAACTTTCCTTAAGCTTTGAAGTTAGGTCGATTGAAGTAATGGAAAGCCGATTAAAGAGGGGAGGGGCAGAATATATTATCTTAGAAGCCTGTCCGCTAAAATCATGA
- a CDS encoding methionyl-tRNA formyltransferase: MIMFSMTSKPKIIFIGTPKFGAIILDGLIQDNLKPVLVVTAPDKPVGRKQILTPSPVKVLAEKYEISVLQPKKLLTVARELSAVNPDLIIVAAYGQILSKEILEIPKYGSLNLHPSLLPRWRGASPVQSTILAGDKETGTTIILMNNKMDHGPIIAGGKLRIKNEKWTYRKLEEELANLGAELLIKTIPKWIKEEIKPAVQNEADATYTKIIRKEDGRIDWKKPAQEIERQIRAFEKWPGSFCFWPKNGQNIRFKILKAETLIQSSHGPFGALGKTFQASNNKIAVQTGKDFLIIEELQPESKKPQRSEDFLRGHPDFVGIILE; encoded by the coding sequence GTGATAATGTTTAGTATGACCAGTAAACCAAAAATTATTTTTATTGGAACTCCTAAGTTTGGGGCAATTATTTTGGATGGATTGATTCAAGATAATCTTAAACCTGTTTTAGTGGTAACGGCTCCCGACAAACCGGTTGGCCGGAAACAGATTTTAACTCCTTCGCCAGTAAAAGTTCTGGCAGAAAAATATGAAATTTCAGTTTTACAGCCAAAAAAGCTATTAACGGTCGCAAGGGAACTATCGGCAGTAAATCCCGATCTAATCATTGTTGCGGCTTACGGACAGATTCTTTCAAAAGAAATTTTAGAAATACCAAAATATGGCTCTCTAAATCTTCACCCTTCCCTACTCCCTCGCTGGCGAGGAGCTTCTCCTGTTCAATCTACAATTCTGGCCGGAGATAAAGAAACGGGAACAACAATAATACTAATGAATAACAAAATGGACCATGGGCCAATTATAGCCGGCGGAAAATTAAGAATAAAAAACGAGAAATGGACTTATAGAAAACTGGAGGAAGAATTAGCTAATTTAGGGGCAGAACTATTGATAAAAACTATTCCAAAATGGATAAAAGAAGAAATAAAGCCCGCCGTCCAAAATGAAGCTGATGCAACTTATACTAAAATTATAAGAAAAGAGGACGGAAGAATTGATTGGAAAAAACCAGCTCAAGAAATTGAGAGGCAGATTAGAGCTTTCGAAAAATGGCCGGGAAGTTTCTGTTTCTGGCCAAAAAATGGTCAAAACATAAGATTTAAAATCCTAAAAGCTGAAACTCTGATACAGAGCTCTCATGGTCCATTTGGCGCCTTGGGAAAAACTTTTCAGGCTTCTAATAATAAAATTGCCGTTCAAACTGGTAAAGATTTTCTGATTATTGAAGAACTGCAGCCCGAAAGTAAAAAACCTCAAAGATCGGAAGATTTTTTAAGAGGTCATCCTGATTTTGTCGGAATAATATTAGAATAA
- the cyaB gene encoding class IV adenylate cyclase encodes MNYMKNVEVEIQVIIKNPEKIEKRLNEVGKFVKSRKQIDKYFVPPQRDFFAKNMPDEYLRVRYEEGRNHLNYSFLHFSEDGWLRSTDEYETFVDKPEIAEEIFKKIGLILKVTVKKTRKYFDCGDFEVTLDEIEDLGDFMEVEAKKDFGGVDKTRKACSDFLNNLNVEYEIQKEMGYPRMLYKKLNRA; translated from the coding sequence ATGAATTATATGAAAAACGTTGAAGTTGAAATCCAAGTTATAATTAAAAACCCAGAAAAGATTGAAAAGAGATTAAATGAAGTAGGGAAATTTGTTAAGTCTCGCAAACAAATTGATAAATACTTTGTGCCGCCACAGAGAGATTTTTTTGCTAAAAATATGCCAGACGAATATTTAAGGGTAAGATATGAAGAAGGCAGAAATCATCTAAATTATTCTTTTTTGCATTTTAGTGAGGACGGTTGGTTAAGGTCAACAGATGAATACGAAACCTTTGTTGATAAACCAGAAATTGCTGAGGAAATTTTTAAGAAAATTGGATTGATTCTTAAAGTTACTGTTAAAAAGACACGAAAATACTTTGATTGTGGTGATTTTGAGGTAACCTTGGACGAGATTGAAGATTTGGGTGATTTTATGGAAGTTGAAGCAAAAAAGGATTTTGGTGGTGTAGACAAAACAAGAAAAGCCTGTTCTGATTTTCTGAATAACTTGAATGTTGAATACGAGATTCAGAAGGAAATGGGCTACCCAAGAATGTTATACAAAAAATTAAACAGAGCTTAA
- a CDS encoding isopentenyl-diphosphate Delta-isomerase codes for MAKILIVNKRDEIIGTEDKEKCHDNNGILHRGFSILIFNNKGQILLSRRSKFKRLWPLFWDNACSSHPFKDENYERTGEKRLKKELRLTCPLRLIDKFQYQAQYKNTGSENEVCALLVGEYNKKKIKPNPEEIADWKWLDVPGLQKDIENSPRKYTPWLKIGFRIYLKKKNILGEKIDKKKLNSILIKLTKTVNPAIERVLVSNVDKKFKKIVSYQISTGGKRLRPALAIISCKMLGGKLKDVLYPAASLEILHNMTLIVDDIIDNSNLRRGKPTTWAKFGKSIAECIGVNYSAAIFQTTGKSKKSALISELLAKTLKIVMGGEILDILFEKSGRENELYVVKNRYRKITEKDYFKMIGEKTASLFRTCCELGGIVAGAKKKETEALKKYGFNFGMAFQIQDDILDIFGKEKSFGKKVGKDIEERKGGNIVILLSLKELNTAGKNKLFKIIKKNRINKKDVKKAIQLIRETNSRQKAYRLGKKFVQKAKDSLDILPKNEWNTTLKKLADFILEREK; via the coding sequence ATGGCAAAAATATTAATTGTAAACAAAAGAGACGAGATTATAGGAACCGAGGACAAAGAAAAATGTCATGACAATAATGGGATCTTGCATCGGGGTTTTTCCATTTTAATTTTTAATAACAAAGGGCAAATTTTACTTTCCAGAAGAAGTAAATTTAAAAGACTTTGGCCTTTATTCTGGGATAATGCCTGCAGCAGCCATCCTTTCAAGGATGAGAATTATGAGAGGACGGGAGAGAAGAGGCTTAAAAAAGAGTTAAGATTGACTTGCCCTCTTAGACTAATAGATAAATTCCAATATCAGGCTCAATATAAGAATACAGGATCAGAAAACGAAGTATGCGCTTTGTTAGTGGGAGAATATAACAAAAAAAAGATTAAACCTAATCCCGAAGAGATTGCTGATTGGAAATGGTTGGATGTTCCCGGGCTTCAAAAAGATATTGAAAATAGTCCTAGAAAATATACTCCCTGGCTAAAGATTGGTTTCAGAATATATTTGAAAAAGAAGAATATTTTAGGTGAAAAAATAGATAAAAAAAAGTTGAATTCGATTCTAATTAAACTCACAAAGACTGTTAATCCTGCCATTGAAAGAGTTTTGGTTTCTAATGTTGATAAAAAATTTAAAAAAATTGTCAGTTATCAGATTTCAACTGGCGGAAAAAGACTAAGACCGGCCTTGGCTATAATTTCCTGTAAGATGCTTGGCGGAAAATTAAAAGATGTTTTATATCCTGCCGCCAGCCTGGAAATTTTACACAATATGACTTTAATTGTTGACGATATAATTGATAACAGTAATTTAAGACGGGGAAAGCCAACCACTTGGGCAAAATTTGGAAAATCTATTGCCGAATGTATAGGAGTAAATTATTCAGCTGCTATTTTCCAGACAACAGGTAAATCCAAAAAATCAGCTCTGATATCTGAGCTTTTAGCTAAAACCTTAAAGATTGTTATGGGGGGAGAGATATTAGATATTTTATTTGAAAAATCAGGCAGAGAAAACGAGCTTTATGTTGTAAAGAATCGTTATCGAAAAATTACTGAAAAAGATTATTTTAAGATGATCGGTGAAAAAACAGCCTCTTTGTTCCGGACTTGCTGTGAATTGGGAGGAATAGTAGCTGGAGCTAAAAAGAAAGAGACAGAGGCCTTAAAGAAATATGGTTTTAACTTTGGGATGGCTTTTCAAATTCAAGACGATATTTTAGATATCTTTGGAAAAGAAAAATCTTTTGGCAAAAAGGTAGGTAAAGACATTGAAGAAAGAAAGGGAGGGAATATCGTTATTCTTTTATCCCTAAAAGAACTGAATACGGCCGGTAAAAATAAACTTTTTAAAATAATAAAAAAAAATAGAATTAATAAAAAGGATGTTAAAAAAGCAATACAATTAATCAGAGAAACAAATAGCAGGCAGAAAGCTTATCGGTTGGGCAAGAAATTTGTTCAAAAAGCAAAAGATTCTTTGGATATTCTGCCGAAGAACGAATGGAATACTACCTTGAAAAAACTGGCAGACTTTATTTTAGAAAGAGAAAAATAG
- a CDS encoding DUF2007 domain-containing protein: MKSKDYILLITISEAEARMIQELLKKQEIPSELHPSPMADVLAGQAVHGNLLYQVRVPKESLEKAKKLLNLNEPSK, translated from the coding sequence ATGAAGTCAAAAGATTATATTCTTTTAATAACAATCAGCGAAGCAGAAGCGAGAATGATTCAAGAATTATTAAAAAAACAGGAGATACCTTCTGAATTACATCCATCTCCTATGGCGGATGTTCTTGCAGGTCAGGCCGTTCACGGCAACCTTCTTTATCAAGTGCGTGTTCCTAAAGAATCTTTAGAAAAGGCTAAAAAATTATTAAATCTTAATGAACCCAGCAAATAA
- a CDS encoding NUDIX hydrolase has protein sequence MEDLEIEDFINLGVVANNRKEVLIIRRVIQETGNDGSILTWAFPGGRQKLKETRTECVKREILAETGYDVESIKEISLRSHPHFDVFIVYHYCRLIKPKSIAKPSEPHEVAEIKWVQPEEIKKLFTTNIDPKVARELGIKGEEDYSKRKKFL, from the coding sequence ATGGAAGATTTAGAAATTGAAGATTTTATTAATTTGGGAGTAGTTGCTAATAACAGGAAAGAGGTTTTGATAATCCGCCGAGTTATACAAGAAACCGGCAACGACGGTTCGATTTTAACCTGGGCTTTTCCCGGGGGCAGACAAAAACTAAAAGAGACCAGAACAGAATGCGTTAAAAGAGAGATATTGGCCGAGACCGGCTATGACGTTGAATCGATTAAAGAAATATCTTTAAGATCTCATCCTCACTTTGATGTTTTTATTGTGTATCATTACTGCAGGTTAATTAAACCAAAATCCATTGCCAAGCCTTCAGAACCCCACGAGGTAGCCGAAATTAAATGGGTCCAACCAGAAGAAATTAAAAAACTCTTTACAACCAATATCGATCCAAAGGTTGCCAGAGAACTCGGCATAAAAGGGGAAGAAGATTATTCAAAAAGAAAGAAATTCCTATAG
- a CDS encoding HD domain-containing protein gives MRYIMEYKDRIYGKNEIGEPIILELMKSKSMQRLKGIDQHGHFEPYFPDTKCDRFEHSVGVLILLKRFGASLEEQVAGLIHDVSHTVFSHVGDYVYGSEVSHDFQDSYHQEFIENSKIPEILNRYGIDYKFILDETNFPLKESPLPNLCADRIDYFLRDAVLTGKVSLEKINNFLDNLVIIDNLWVFKDKNLAREYSLLYLKMNNWFWSGLESAVMLKTMGELLKYAINKQVISKDDLFTTDSNVWTKIRAGTAQDNHLARLIERADNKFKYKVSDKNNYDLYAQVKSRAVDPLILVNNHLKKLSELDPEFINLKNKYLQPKEYYIKFLEAR, from the coding sequence ATGAGATATATTATGGAGTATAAAGATCGAATTTATGGAAAAAATGAGATAGGGGAACCGATTATTCTGGAATTAATGAAAAGCAAAAGTATGCAAAGACTGAAAGGTATAGATCAGCACGGACATTTTGAACCATATTTTCCCGACACTAAATGCGATAGGTTTGAACATTCGGTTGGTGTATTAATCTTGCTTAAAAGATTTGGAGCCTCCCTGGAGGAACAGGTCGCCGGTTTAATCCATGATGTTTCTCATACCGTATTCTCTCACGTAGGGGACTATGTTTATGGTTCTGAAGTAAGCCATGATTTTCAGGATAGTTACCACCAAGAATTTATCGAAAATTCAAAAATTCCTGAAATTTTAAACAGATACGGAATTGATTATAAGTTTATCTTGGACGAAACTAATTTCCCCTTAAAAGAAAGTCCGTTGCCAAATCTATGCGCAGATAGGATCGATTATTTTTTAAGAGACGCTGTATTGACTGGAAAGGTTAGCCTTGAAAAAATAAACAATTTCCTGGATAATTTGGTAATTATTGATAACCTCTGGGTTTTTAAAGACAAGAATTTAGCCAGGGAATACTCCTTGTTATATCTAAAAATGAATAATTGGTTTTGGTCAGGATTGGAATCTGCGGTAATGCTTAAGACTATGGGGGAACTATTAAAGTATGCTATTAATAAACAAGTTATCAGTAAGGATGATTTGTTCACAACAGATAGTAATGTATGGACAAAAATAAGGGCTGGGACAGCTCAGGACAATCATTTGGCTCGTTTAATTGAGAGAGCGGATAACAAATTTAAATATAAAGTGAGTGATAAAAATAATTATGACCTATATGCCCAAGTCAAATCACGAGCAGTAGATCCTCTAATCCTGGTAAATAATCATCTTAAAAAACTTTCTGAATTAGATCCTGAATTTATTAATCTTAAAAATAAATACTTACAACCAAAGGAATACTATATAAAATTCTTAGAGGCAAGGTAA